The Streptomyces sp. NBC_01689 genome includes a window with the following:
- a CDS encoding L,D-transpeptidase — MITARKRRIVLMASAGALTLTALAGTSYAATGDTAARPATRAQADQADTQDASDARIKITPGGAYGIGINYPVNVTVSDGVLTKVTMTAVATGTEVPGTLSADGTSWKPNGLLKQATRYQVAAEAEDAKGRSANENAAISTDSPANDFLGHLSPENGSTVGVGMPVTFNFDKAIGDKAAVKSMIQVSSSSGEQIVGHWLNNSRLDFRPEHYWKPGSTVTVKMNLDGVQETAAFKIGRSQISTVDAKTKHMSVVRDGKTIKTIPVSSGSAEHPTYNGQMVISEKYRQIHMNGATVGLTEKNGKPSYDIEAVPHAMRLTASGTFIHGNYWGGDAVFGKVNTSHGCVGLKDVRNTGEGKQPAAWFFDNSMTGDVVIVKNSADKATLAPDNGLSDWNMPWSTWVSGSASN, encoded by the coding sequence TTGATCACCGCACGCAAGCGACGCATCGTACTGATGGCTTCGGCCGGGGCGCTGACGCTCACGGCCCTGGCCGGTACCAGCTACGCCGCCACCGGCGACACCGCGGCTCGCCCGGCAACGCGGGCACAGGCGGATCAGGCGGACACCCAGGACGCTTCCGATGCCCGAATAAAGATCACGCCTGGTGGGGCCTACGGCATCGGAATCAACTACCCCGTGAATGTCACCGTCAGTGACGGCGTGCTCACCAAGGTGACCATGACCGCCGTCGCGACCGGCACCGAGGTTCCGGGCACCCTGTCCGCGGACGGCACGTCCTGGAAGCCGAACGGCCTACTGAAACAGGCCACCCGGTATCAGGTCGCCGCGGAGGCCGAGGATGCAAAGGGCCGCTCTGCCAACGAAAACGCCGCGATCTCCACAGACTCCCCGGCCAACGACTTCCTCGGACACCTTTCACCCGAGAACGGCTCGACCGTCGGTGTGGGTATGCCCGTGACCTTCAACTTCGACAAGGCGATCGGCGACAAGGCCGCCGTCAAGTCGATGATCCAGGTCAGCTCCAGCAGCGGCGAGCAGATTGTCGGTCACTGGCTCAACAACAGCCGGCTGGACTTCCGTCCCGAGCACTACTGGAAGCCCGGCTCCACCGTCACCGTCAAGATGAACCTCGACGGTGTCCAGGAGACGGCCGCGTTCAAGATCGGCCGGAGCCAGATCAGCACCGTCGACGCCAAAACGAAGCATATGTCCGTCGTGCGGGACGGCAAGACGATCAAGACCATCCCTGTCTCGTCCGGCAGCGCCGAGCACCCGACGTACAACGGCCAGATGGTCATCTCCGAGAAGTACCGGCAGATCCACATGAACGGTGCGACTGTCGGCCTCACGGAGAAGAACGGCAAGCCCTCATACGACATCGAAGCCGTGCCACACGCCATGCGCCTGACCGCCTCGGGCACGTTCATCCACGGCAACTACTGGGGAGGCGACGCCGTCTTCGGCAAGGTCAACACCAGCCACGGCTGCGTCGGCCTGAAGGACGTCAGGAACACAGGCGAAGGAAAGCAGCCTGCCGCATGGTTCTTCGACAACTCGATGACCGGTGACGTCGTGATCGTCAAGAACTCCGCGGACAAGGCCACCCTGGCCCCGGACAACGGCCTCAGCGACTGGAACATGCCGTGGAGCACGTGGGTCTCGGGCAGCGCGTCGAACTGA
- a CDS encoding ester cyclase → MTTKNDRAVSALSTAATGRRKVTGLVTGLVVAAALTAAAVPAVAQGQDSDKASSGHSAQHHYLSPLQVTSAYYASYNGDLAAGFDRYISKDLVLHGFNGPEQREDWIKGDLNIKAGLKGFKMTVLDQIVEGDKVVTRWSFEGVHTGTVFGIPASGRSVTLSGISIDRVIHGQSVEHWSEGNFGRFLDALRGVSDPGSATPSTSTR, encoded by the coding sequence ATGACCACCAAGAATGACCGAGCAGTCTCCGCCCTTTCCACCGCAGCAACCGGGCGGCGCAAGGTGACGGGTCTGGTCACCGGTCTCGTCGTCGCGGCCGCCCTGACCGCCGCAGCCGTTCCGGCCGTGGCCCAGGGCCAGGACTCGGACAAGGCCTCTTCAGGACACTCGGCGCAGCATCACTACCTGTCGCCACTGCAGGTCACTTCGGCCTACTACGCCAGCTACAACGGCGACCTGGCCGCCGGCTTCGACCGCTACATCTCCAAGGACCTGGTCCTGCACGGGTTCAACGGACCTGAGCAGCGCGAGGACTGGATCAAGGGCGATCTCAACATCAAGGCCGGACTCAAGGGCTTCAAGATGACCGTCCTCGACCAGATCGTCGAAGGCGACAAGGTCGTCACCCGCTGGAGCTTCGAAGGTGTCCACACCGGCACTGTCTTCGGGATTCCCGCATCCGGGCGATCTGTGACGCTCAGCGGCATTTCCATCGACCGCGTGATACACGGCCAGTCCGTCGAGCACTGGTCCGAAGGCAACTTCGGCCGGTTCCTCGACGCGCTCCGCGGCGTGTCCGACCCCGGCTCCGCCACCCCCAGTACCAGCACCAGGTAA
- a CDS encoding DUF6328 family protein — protein sequence MADDRVAEAIPGARRAAGVEQARRQESEAERADRQWNELMQEIRVAQTGVQILFGFLLSVAFTPAFGHLSDTDRIIYITTVVLGSTATGALIAPVPFHRWVSGRSIKAQAVRWAARLTFLGLTLLVATLTSALFLILRVATHDAFVPWLVGGVVAWYGACWMVLPLWARQRYTSRTVDAN from the coding sequence ATGGCAGACGACAGAGTTGCGGAAGCGATACCAGGGGCAAGGCGCGCAGCAGGAGTTGAGCAGGCGCGACGGCAGGAGTCCGAGGCTGAGCGCGCCGACAGGCAGTGGAACGAACTGATGCAGGAGATTCGTGTAGCGCAGACAGGTGTCCAGATCCTCTTCGGATTCCTGTTGAGCGTGGCCTTCACTCCGGCTTTCGGGCACCTGTCCGACACGGACCGGATCATCTACATCACCACCGTCGTCCTCGGCTCGACCGCGACCGGCGCACTCATCGCACCGGTCCCGTTCCACCGGTGGGTGTCCGGCCGCAGTATCAAGGCGCAAGCGGTGCGGTGGGCCGCGCGGCTCACCTTCCTCGGCCTGACACTGCTGGTTGCCACGCTCACCTCGGCTCTGTTCCTGATCCTGCGGGTGGCCACGCATGACGCCTTCGTACCGTGGCTGGTGGGCGGGGTAGTGGCCTGGTACGGCGCGTGCTGGATGGTGCTGCCGCTGTGGGCGCGGCAGCGGTACACCTCCCGGACAGTGGATGCCAACTGA
- a CDS encoding amylo-alpha-1,6-glucosidase, whose translation MTTTGTLIQLVRDATFAHLGPQGSISGTRGTTPDGMFARDARHLSRWQLAVDGDAPVVLSPAVQESDATLTCVLTPQGTRDEPPAYTVFRRQSVSAGAFTEHLRLVNNRPGPVTAHVTLTVDCDFADLFELRSDGRHYDKGDARHTTHSTPAGVRFTYRRADWHSTTDLTCRPAPDTSEIPVGTQDDPTGRVLGWSLRLDGHGEAELHLTAHARPNGRPLTETARPAPGTADSRVGDDLDRACARGLADIDLLTVAAPGVDGDDVYVPAAGIPWFLTLFGRDSLLTSYFLLPYRPEAAAATLSALAAVQGQHHDAFSGEQPGRIVHETRHGELAHFRQIPYGRYYGSVDATPLFLVLLHAHHQATGDPSSALRLEHHARRAVDWMLTDGGIGEHGYLVYRPDPGGLVNQNWKDSAGAVCFADGTQAEGPIAVCEAQGYAYDALVRTAELAELVWQDRAYAQQLRKHADALRSRFLTDFWMEEAGFPALALDGSGRQADALASDAGHLLWSGILDTEHAHRVGKRLLRPDFFSGWAVRTLAAGQKPYHPLSYHRGSAWPHDNALIVLGLARHGLTEQAETVTEGLITAAAHHGDRLPEVMAGYARTDTGRPVPYPHSCSPQAWAAATPLALRSAREGRIQ comes from the coding sequence ATGACCACCACAGGCACCCTGATCCAGCTCGTCCGCGACGCCACCTTCGCCCACCTCGGGCCGCAGGGCAGCATCAGCGGAACCCGCGGCACCACACCCGACGGGATGTTCGCCCGCGACGCCCGGCATCTCAGCCGCTGGCAGCTGGCCGTCGACGGCGACGCACCAGTCGTCCTCAGTCCCGCCGTGCAGGAGTCCGACGCCACCCTGACCTGCGTCCTCACCCCCCAGGGCACCCGGGACGAACCCCCCGCCTACACCGTCTTCCGACGCCAGAGCGTCAGCGCCGGCGCCTTCACCGAACACCTCCGGCTGGTCAACAACCGCCCAGGACCGGTCACCGCCCACGTGACGCTGACCGTCGACTGCGACTTCGCCGACCTCTTCGAACTCCGCTCCGACGGCCGCCACTACGACAAGGGCGACGCCCGCCACACCACCCACAGCACCCCCGCCGGCGTCCGCTTCACATACCGGCGTGCCGACTGGCACTCCACCACCGACCTCACCTGCCGGCCCGCACCCGACACTTCGGAGATTCCCGTCGGCACACAGGACGACCCGACCGGGCGCGTCCTCGGCTGGAGCCTGCGTCTGGACGGCCACGGCGAGGCCGAACTCCACCTGACCGCGCACGCCCGCCCCAACGGCCGGCCTCTCACGGAGACCGCCCGCCCCGCCCCCGGAACCGCCGACAGCCGAGTCGGCGACGACCTCGACCGGGCCTGCGCCCGGGGCCTCGCCGACATCGACCTGCTGACCGTCGCAGCCCCCGGCGTCGACGGCGATGACGTGTACGTCCCCGCGGCCGGCATCCCCTGGTTCCTCACCCTGTTCGGCCGGGATTCCCTGCTCACCTCCTACTTCCTGCTGCCCTACCGGCCAGAGGCAGCCGCCGCCACCCTCAGCGCGCTCGCCGCGGTGCAGGGACAGCACCACGACGCATTCAGCGGGGAACAGCCGGGCCGCATCGTCCACGAGACACGCCACGGCGAACTGGCCCACTTCCGCCAGATCCCCTACGGCCGCTACTACGGCTCCGTGGACGCCACCCCCCTCTTCCTCGTCCTGCTCCATGCCCACCACCAAGCGACCGGCGACCCGTCGTCCGCTCTCCGCCTCGAACACCATGCCCGGCGCGCGGTCGACTGGATGCTCACCGACGGCGGCATCGGCGAACACGGCTACCTCGTGTACCGGCCCGACCCCGGCGGCCTGGTCAACCAGAACTGGAAGGACTCCGCCGGAGCCGTCTGCTTCGCGGACGGCACCCAGGCCGAAGGCCCCATCGCCGTCTGCGAGGCCCAGGGATACGCCTACGACGCCCTCGTGCGCACCGCCGAGCTCGCCGAACTCGTCTGGCAGGACCGGGCGTACGCCCAGCAACTGCGCAAGCACGCCGACGCGTTGCGCTCGCGCTTCCTGACCGACTTCTGGATGGAGGAAGCCGGCTTCCCGGCGCTCGCCCTGGACGGCAGCGGCCGTCAGGCCGACGCCCTCGCCTCCGACGCCGGACACCTGCTCTGGTCCGGCATCCTCGACACCGAGCACGCACACCGGGTCGGGAAGCGCCTGCTGCGGCCGGACTTCTTCTCCGGCTGGGCCGTCCGCACCCTGGCCGCGGGCCAGAAGCCGTACCACCCGCTCTCGTACCACCGCGGCAGTGCCTGGCCGCACGACAACGCGCTCATCGTCCTCGGTCTCGCCCGCCACGGCCTGACCGAGCAGGCGGAAACCGTCACCGAGGGCCTGATCACGGCGGCGGCCCACCACGGCGACCGGCTGCCCGAGGTCATGGCCGGCTACGCCCGGACGGACACCGGGCGCCCCGTCCCGTACCCGCACTCCTGCTCACCGCAGGCATGGGCGGCGGCGACACCGCTGGCCCTGCGTTCGGCCCGAGAGGGCCGGATCCAGTGA
- a CDS encoding MGH1-like glycoside hydrolase domain-containing protein translates to MKTLLDRPAPTAAADLTLRRGAARVLLDNWTGTSTVPSRTLYPHQWSWDSAFISIGLRHLSVRRAQQELESLFAAQWADGRIPHIVFNPALPHDAYFPSPAFWRSSTAGRTAGAPAATETSGIVQPPVHALAALLVHRADPDESRRRGFLARVHPHLTAWHDYLLVHRDLGGAGLAAVVHPWEAGTDNSPSWDTALTRVEPIAPDTFRRADLNHGQPTDRPTDLDYGRYVRLATDYRTAGYDDRATRFAFAVEDPCFNALLIASEYALAELTAELGGDGGHHLHRAATLTEQLLTRLWDENAGLFKARDLTSGELVDERTISGLVPLIVPHLPQNAVRHLEQALRGPHFAAPGTCLVPSYDLTGHAFDPQRYWRGPAWFNTAWLVHHGLRTHGLHSTAARLREGILTEAARSGFAEYIDPVTGDARGARNFSWTAALALDLLSSTGAGAGLEESAALREAAVLPALRTVVKESPA, encoded by the coding sequence GTGAAGACCCTTCTGGACCGGCCCGCGCCCACCGCTGCCGCCGACCTGACACTCCGGCGCGGTGCGGCGCGGGTCCTGCTGGACAACTGGACCGGCACCTCCACCGTCCCCTCCCGCACCCTCTACCCCCACCAGTGGAGCTGGGACTCCGCCTTCATCTCCATCGGGCTGCGCCACCTCTCCGTGCGCCGGGCCCAGCAGGAACTGGAGTCGCTCTTCGCGGCGCAGTGGGCGGACGGCCGCATCCCGCACATCGTCTTCAACCCCGCACTGCCGCACGACGCCTACTTCCCGAGCCCCGCATTCTGGCGCTCCTCCACGGCCGGCCGCACCGCCGGGGCACCGGCCGCCACCGAGACCTCCGGCATCGTGCAGCCACCGGTGCACGCCCTGGCCGCGCTGCTCGTCCACCGCGCCGACCCCGACGAGTCCCGCCGCCGCGGCTTCCTCGCCCGCGTCCACCCGCACCTGACCGCGTGGCACGACTACCTCCTCGTCCACCGCGACCTCGGCGGCGCGGGCCTGGCCGCCGTCGTCCACCCCTGGGAAGCGGGTACCGACAACAGTCCCTCCTGGGACACCGCGCTGACCCGTGTCGAACCCATCGCCCCGGACACCTTCCGGCGCGCGGACCTGAACCACGGGCAACCCACCGACCGTCCCACCGATCTCGACTACGGCCGCTACGTCCGACTCGCCACCGACTACCGCACGGCCGGCTACGACGACCGCGCCACGCGGTTCGCCTTCGCCGTCGAGGACCCCTGCTTCAACGCCCTCCTCATCGCCAGCGAGTACGCACTCGCCGAACTGACCGCGGAACTCGGCGGCGACGGCGGCCACCACCTGCACCGCGCCGCCACCCTCACCGAACAGCTGCTCACGCGGCTCTGGGACGAGAACGCCGGCCTGTTCAAGGCCCGCGACCTCACCAGCGGCGAACTCGTCGACGAGCGCACGATCAGCGGCCTGGTCCCGCTGATCGTGCCGCACCTCCCGCAGAACGCCGTACGGCACCTGGAACAGGCGCTGCGCGGACCGCACTTCGCCGCCCCCGGCACCTGTCTCGTCCCCAGCTACGACCTGACCGGCCACGCCTTCGACCCGCAGCGGTACTGGCGCGGACCGGCCTGGTTCAACACCGCCTGGCTCGTCCACCACGGCCTGCGCACCCACGGCCTGCACTCCACCGCCGCCCGCCTGCGCGAAGGCATCCTCACCGAGGCGGCGCGCTCGGGATTCGCCGAATACATCGATCCCGTCACCGGCGACGCGCGCGGCGCACGGAACTTCTCCTGGACCGCCGCCCTGGCCCTGGACCTGCTCAGCTCCACCGGGGCCGGGGCCGGGCTGGAAGAATCCGCCGCGCTGCGGGAAGCGGCCGTGCTGCCCGCTCTGCGGACCGTCGTCAAGGAGTCCCCGGCATGA
- a CDS encoding SDR family NAD(P)-dependent oxidoreductase, with protein MGTLDEKVVLVTGTGGGMGRVAALIFAREGARIVGVDIQARGNAETADLVRRAGGEMTSIAPVDLTDPDQVHQMADAAADAYGGLDVVYNNAAMQRFGAMPDFSVEDWRATEAGELDIPFFVSKYTWPHLVRRGGGVIINVASEAGLIAGSTPPMVAHTAANAGVIGMTRQLALEGAPHGIRAVAISPGPVLTPASDRDLGDNQAMRDAITSKTLLKRFAQPEEIVELAAFLASDRASFITGANYPVDGGASAW; from the coding sequence ATGGGAACTCTCGACGAGAAGGTAGTGCTCGTCACCGGCACCGGTGGAGGGATGGGGCGCGTCGCCGCGCTGATCTTCGCCCGGGAAGGCGCGAGGATCGTCGGCGTGGACATCCAGGCCCGCGGCAACGCTGAAACGGCCGACCTCGTACGTCGCGCCGGGGGCGAGATGACAAGCATCGCACCAGTCGACCTCACCGACCCGGACCAGGTCCATCAGATGGCCGACGCGGCCGCCGACGCCTACGGCGGGCTCGACGTCGTCTACAACAACGCAGCCATGCAGCGCTTCGGGGCCATGCCCGACTTCTCCGTCGAAGACTGGCGCGCGACGGAAGCCGGCGAACTCGACATCCCCTTCTTCGTGTCGAAGTACACATGGCCGCACCTCGTCCGACGCGGTGGCGGAGTCATCATCAACGTCGCGTCGGAGGCCGGCCTGATAGCTGGCTCCACTCCCCCGATGGTCGCCCACACGGCGGCCAACGCAGGCGTCATCGGAATGACACGACAGCTCGCCCTCGAAGGCGCGCCTCACGGAATCCGCGCGGTCGCGATCAGCCCCGGTCCCGTTCTGACCCCGGCGAGCGACCGCGACCTCGGCGACAACCAGGCCATGAGGGATGCCATCACCAGCAAGACGCTCCTCAAGCGCTTCGCGCAACCCGAGGAGATCGTCGAACTCGCTGCCTTCCTCGCCTCCGACCGGGCGTCCTTCATCACCGGCGCCAACTACCCTGTCGACGGCGGAGCCAGCGCCTGGTAA
- a CDS encoding ANTAR domain-containing protein, whose protein sequence is MTSHTKRHTEELQNENAQLEEDMRSHAVVDQAIGVIVATGRLTPQQGRDVLHGVSTATGIKLRHVSELIVDWARTGQLCSDIRTALENQLTQHAPPAPADE, encoded by the coding sequence CTGACGTCACACACCAAGCGTCATACGGAAGAACTCCAGAACGAAAACGCGCAGCTCGAAGAAGACATGCGCTCCCACGCCGTCGTCGACCAGGCCATCGGAGTCATCGTTGCCACGGGTCGTCTGACCCCGCAGCAGGGCCGGGATGTGCTCCACGGCGTCTCGACGGCGACCGGTATCAAGCTGCGGCACGTGTCGGAACTGATCGTCGACTGGGCCCGCACCGGACAGCTCTGCTCCGACATCCGCACCGCCCTGGAGAACCAGCTCACCCAGCACGCACCACCCGCACCCGCGGACGAATGA
- a CDS encoding GNAT family N-acetyltransferase has protein sequence MIRRRPGSRPGNPRHGDHVRYTVRGQLYSAIPGQNEVAMDTDTFQLTAHGLVLRQWTSDDLNVMQELFDDPDVAYRTPLESPFDQTAAMRYLHSAQQARRGNERIHLAITTDGQQALGEVLLNQVTGSIGYIVGAAHRGQRLAVRAVQAVTEYAHTSAALPRVILEIEPDNHPSIAVARSVGFHPANSAPETVTDKGRTYELLAWEHHPTASRG, from the coding sequence ATGATCAGACGAAGGCCGGGCTCACGTCCCGGAAACCCCCGGCACGGCGATCATGTTCGATACACAGTTCGAGGCCAGCTGTACTCGGCGATCCCGGGGCAGAATGAGGTCGCTATGGATACGGATACCTTTCAACTCACCGCTCATGGCCTGGTACTTCGCCAATGGACGAGTGACGACCTCAATGTCATGCAAGAGCTGTTCGACGACCCCGATGTCGCTTATCGGACGCCCTTGGAGTCGCCGTTCGACCAGACCGCCGCGATGCGATACCTGCACAGCGCGCAACAAGCCCGACGTGGGAACGAGCGGATCCACCTGGCCATCACCACCGACGGGCAACAGGCCCTGGGGGAAGTCCTCCTCAACCAGGTCACCGGCAGCATCGGCTACATCGTGGGCGCCGCCCACCGGGGACAGCGGCTGGCAGTGCGCGCTGTCCAGGCGGTGACCGAGTACGCGCACACCAGCGCCGCCCTGCCGCGGGTGATCCTGGAGATCGAACCCGACAACCACCCCAGCATCGCGGTCGCGCGGTCCGTCGGCTTCCACCCCGCCAACTCGGCACCCGAGACCGTCACCGACAAGGGCCGGACCTACGAACTACTCGCCTGGGAACACCACCCGACAGCCAGCCGAGGTTGA
- a CDS encoding transposase encodes MSWAARATARRAIRTWQRRRGISHTIPERADPRSATGTDAAAGAVARPPLFDRQLGKRRNVVERCFNRLEQGRGIATRYDKTAESYQVAVSLASLLMWA; translated from the coding sequence ATGTCCTGGGCGGCAAGGGCTACAGCTCGGAGGGCCATCCGTACTTGGCAGCGACGCCGGGGTATCAGCCACACCATCCCCGAGCGGGCCGACCCCAGGTCCGCAACCGGCACCGACGCGGCAGCCGGGGCGGTCGCCCGCCCGCCGCTCTTCGACAGGCAGCTCGGCAAGCGGCGCAACGTGGTGGAACGGTGCTTCAACCGCCTAGAACAGGGGCGCGGTATCGCGACCCGCTACGACAAGACCGCCGAGTCCTACCAAGTAGCCGTCAGCCTCGCATCGCTGTTGATGTGGGCGTGA
- a CDS encoding zinc-dependent alcohol dehydrogenase — protein MERVVQFTGPRQVEVAEHVRAELPAGHLRVRTRYSGISAGTELTAYRGTNPYLTRTWDPEARLFRDGAPGMEYPVAGWGYSEVGEVSEVSPELAATPGVPAVGDLVWGIWGHRSEGIVPVERMIGHTLPAGLEPLAGAFARVGAIAYNAVLAGDIHVGEDVTVFGQGVIGLITTRLAQLNGARVTAVDALDGRLKTARQYGASHTLNARTDSVAERVREATHGLGADLAIEISGAYPALHEAVRSVAVGGRVVASGFYQGDGIGLRLGDEFHHNRVQLIVSQIGGVPPQLSNRWTVERLQQTFLRLVAEGQVDVASLVSHVVPVADAADAYTLLDERPADALQVVLEF, from the coding sequence GTGGAACGCGTCGTCCAATTCACCGGCCCCCGCCAAGTAGAGGTCGCCGAGCACGTCAGGGCCGAACTGCCCGCGGGTCACCTGAGGGTCCGCACCCGCTACTCGGGCATCTCCGCCGGCACCGAGCTCACCGCCTACCGCGGCACCAACCCGTACCTCACCCGCACCTGGGACCCCGAGGCGCGCCTTTTCCGCGACGGCGCTCCCGGCATGGAGTACCCGGTCGCCGGCTGGGGCTACTCGGAGGTCGGAGAAGTCTCCGAGGTCTCTCCCGAACTGGCCGCGACCCCGGGCGTACCGGCCGTCGGCGACCTGGTGTGGGGCATCTGGGGCCACCGCAGCGAGGGCATCGTCCCCGTCGAGCGGATGATCGGCCACACCCTCCCTGCCGGACTGGAGCCGCTGGCCGGAGCCTTCGCCCGCGTCGGCGCCATCGCCTACAACGCCGTGCTCGCGGGAGACATCCACGTCGGCGAGGACGTCACCGTCTTCGGCCAGGGCGTCATCGGCCTGATCACCACGCGCCTCGCCCAGCTCAACGGCGCCCGCGTCACCGCGGTCGACGCACTCGACGGCCGCCTGAAGACCGCCAGGCAGTATGGCGCTTCTCACACCCTCAACGCCCGCACGGACTCCGTCGCCGAACGTGTCCGCGAGGCCACCCATGGTCTCGGTGCCGACCTCGCCATCGAGATCAGCGGCGCCTACCCGGCCCTGCACGAGGCGGTCCGCTCGGTCGCTGTCGGCGGCCGCGTTGTCGCCTCCGGCTTCTACCAGGGCGACGGCATCGGACTCCGCCTCGGCGACGAGTTCCACCACAACCGGGTGCAGCTCATCGTCTCCCAGATCGGCGGCGTCCCCCCGCAGCTGTCGAACCGCTGGACCGTCGAGCGCCTCCAGCAGACCTTCCTGCGGCTGGTCGCCGAGGGTCAGGTCGACGTCGCCTCCCTCGTGAGCCACGTCGTCCCCGTGGCCGACGCCGCCGACGCCTACACACTGCTGGACGAGCGCCCCGCCGACGCGCTCCAGGTTGTCCTGGAATTCTGA
- a CDS encoding sugar phosphate isomerase/epimerase family protein, which yields MLKTAAQEQLLPGETLQAKWEFAQDAGYDAIELRAKGDFHFASRLDELKQAQKDGVVMPTVCVEMLHFFGAFDDDLRRDAIAQMKSQLTVIGELGGLGAQTPASYGMFSRRLPPFEPPRTEEEDRQVLLAGLTELGEHARKEGVTLFLEPLNRYEDHMVNRLEQAADLIREVGLDSVRIGIDSYHMNIEESDPAAAVVAHADVIGHAQVSDSNRFQPGAGHLDWAAWLGALHTIGYDGYLAAECRLTGDPVAAVRSVPAFLKRSGA from the coding sequence ATGCTCAAGACCGCCGCCCAGGAGCAACTCCTGCCCGGAGAGACCCTGCAGGCCAAATGGGAGTTCGCACAGGACGCCGGCTACGACGCGATCGAGCTGCGCGCCAAGGGGGACTTCCACTTCGCCTCCCGCCTTGACGAGCTGAAGCAGGCGCAGAAGGACGGCGTCGTCATGCCGACCGTGTGCGTCGAGATGCTGCACTTCTTCGGCGCCTTCGACGACGACCTGCGCCGCGACGCCATCGCCCAGATGAAGTCCCAGCTCACCGTGATCGGCGAGTTGGGCGGGCTCGGCGCGCAGACGCCCGCGTCCTACGGCATGTTCTCGCGCCGCCTGCCTCCCTTCGAGCCGCCACGCACCGAGGAGGAGGACCGCCAGGTGCTCCTGGCGGGGCTCACCGAACTCGGCGAGCACGCCCGCAAGGAGGGCGTCACCCTTTTCCTCGAACCGCTCAACCGCTACGAGGACCACATGGTCAACCGGCTGGAACAGGCCGCTGACCTGATCCGCGAAGTCGGCCTCGACTCGGTCAGGATCGGCATCGACAGCTACCACATGAACATCGAGGAGAGCGACCCCGCCGCCGCCGTCGTCGCCCACGCCGACGTCATCGGGCACGCCCAGGTCTCGGACTCCAACCGCTTCCAGCCCGGCGCCGGACACCTCGACTGGGCCGCCTGGCTCGGCGCCCTGCACACCATCGGCTACGACGGCTACCTCGCCGCCGAATGCCGCCTCACCGGCGACCCCGTCGCCGCCGTCCGCTCGGTCCCCGCGTTCCTCAAGAGGTCCGGCGCGTGA